Below is a genomic region from Henckelia pumila isolate YLH828 chromosome 3, ASM3356847v2, whole genome shotgun sequence.
CTCTTCATTCAACTTTCTTAGCGATTTTTCGATATCAAGTTGCAGCGTGCTGACATGATCAAGACCAGCTTGTAGTTCATCGCGAACCTTATTGTTCTCTTgtttcatgttcaagatttctCCTTGGAATTTTGCAGCTTGATGGCTGCTAAATCTAATTTCTTCCCCTTCAACACCTTCTTTCAGAGCTTTCGTAATCTCCTCTTGAATGCTGCATAATGATGCAAATCTTCGTTTCTGTTCATCTTTTAAAGACACGCTTTGTTCCAACCAAACAGTTAGCTCGGTTTGAATCTCCCTTAGGTGCTTGTAGATTGGCCGGACTTCTGATTTTTGCTCGGTTGTAACACTTCCCACTTGCATCTTCTTCTCTAGAAGTTTCAGTATTTCATCCTGCAAATCTTGAACTTCAGTTTTGAATTTCTGAATCTGATGAAAAGCAGTGCTGAATCTTAACCAGAAATCCAAATTCTCGTCCAATATTGCGTCGATGTCCATACGAAGTTTTTCTTCAACTGCTGAGATGGATGATGTTCTATCGATAAAAACTAACTTCATGTCACCTTCCTCGTTTATCAAGGGATTTTCTTCAAGGCCATCACCTCCAGCCTCGGGTTTAACCCCTCGTTCGTCTGGAACAGAGTCTACCTTGATGTCCTTATTTTCTTGAAACATGTTTAGTTTTTGGCGTAGACGATGAATCTCTTCATCTCTTTTTGCTATAGCATCCTTCAGCTCTTTCATTTTCACTATGATATCAAATTGGCTATCCCTGTCTTGCTTCTCAATGTCACTGAGCTTCTTCTTGACATCCTTGTAATTTCTTAAAATCGTGGTATACTCTTTCAGCAGAATTTTCTCTCTATCCTCCATTCCTGTCAAGAGCATCTGCTGCCAGTTTAGTTCTTCTTCTTTCTCCGTATTTTGTATTGCTTGAGCATTAATAAGATCATCTGAATGATCCACCAGGATTTGTTCCTTCTGTTTCTGATCCAAGAATGTGACGGTTTTTTTAGTTGAACTTTTACCTGATGATGCATTCGTGCTTTCAACTGTCTTGTCAATTTCTTTTACGTCCACCGAGTCTTCTGTTTTCGAACTGCTCAAGAATTTTTCACCGCCACCTGAACTTGGCAAAACTGACTCATTTCTAACTGAACTTGTCTCCTCTTGCTCTTCATCTGGCTTGATGCTACTTAATTTCTCAGACAGGTGATCCAAACTGTTACGTGCTTCTGCGAAATTTGTTTGTAGATTTCTGTTTTGGTTTTCCAAATTCTTGTTCAGATCCTGAAGCTTGCGCATCTTTTCGTCCATttctttcaacctggtggtcaaGATGTGCGTGCTATTAATCAAGGTCACCTTCTCATCTTCCAATCTTTGAATCTGCGAATGGAAATCGTCTGCTTCTGTTCTTAAGGTGTTGATAAGGACCGTTTGAGATGACACCACAGTTTCCAGGCTGATCACCTCGTTCACAAGTTTGTCTATCTTCTCAGCCATTTCTGTCACCGTGAGAGATTCTAAATCTTGTTGATTATTCACAGATGATGCCTCGACGCCCGCCACCTCTTGTATCACTTCAACCACATCTATAGTCGAGCTTTGTGATTCATCCTCAAAGTTTGAAGTTTTATCATCCTCAT
It encodes:
- the LOC140893323 gene encoding kinase-interacting protein 1-like; translation: MLQRAASNAYSWWWASHIRTKQSKWLDQSLQDMEEKVHDMLKLIEEDGDSFAKRAEMYYKRRPELITSVEEAYKAFRALADRYDLLSKELQNANHTIATVFPEQVQFAMDEDDEPVSAKMTKSFQLPDIGNAPNAPKAPIKDLKGLISTASKQLQAKKLSKTNKVVQKSGLTKEEAVEEIDKLQKDILALQTVKEFAKSSYESGLSKYWGTENQIMEMQQTICRLQDEFNVDAVIEDDEARTLMAEAALKSCQETLIQLQDKQERSAIEAREESLKIEAAHERLESLKKEFLNDGTDEEKMNEDDKTSNFEDESQSSTIDVVEVIQEVAGVEASSVNNQQDLESLTVTEMAEKIDKLVNEVISLETVVSSQTVLINTLRTEADDFHSQIQRLEDEKVTLINSTHILTTRLKEMDEKMRKLQDLNKNLENQNRNLQTNFAEARNSLDHLSEKLSSIKPDEEQEETSSVRNESVLPSSGGGEKFLSSSKTEDSVDVKEIDKTVESTNASSGKSSTKKTVTFLDQKQKEQILVDHSDDLINAQAIQNTEKEEELNWQQMLLTGMEDREKILLKEYTTILRNYKDVKKKLSDIEKQDRDSQFDIIVKMKELKDAIAKRDEEIHRLRQKLNMFQENKDIKVDSVPDERGVKPEAGGDGLEENPLINEEGDMKLVFIDRTSSISAVEEKLRMDIDAILDENLDFWLRFSTAFHQIQKFKTEVQDLQDEILKLLEKKMQVGSVTTEQKSEVRPIYKHLREIQTELTVWLEQSVSLKDEQKRRFASLCSIQEEITKALKEGVEGEEIRFSSHQAAKFQGEILNMKQENNKVRDELQAGLDHVSTLQLDIEKSLRKLNEEFGICSDQQQLKQAMSRSRIPLRSFIFGTKPKKQKHSILSCMHPNRRFPLMRGNTHT